The region TGCATGAGTTTTCTCTTTAATTCTGTCAGACAGTTCTGGCTTTTGGACCATGTATGTTTGTTGAAAGTCACAGTTCTTAATTCTTGAGCACAAACGAACATTAAGAAACAAGGCCCATATAAGGAAACAGTACAAGTAACccttttgtatttaaaatgcaAGAACACAAATGTGTTTTGAATATTAGTTCCCTGTGGTTGAACATTTTGCAGTATAATAAGCGGAACTCTTCATGTTGCTGTTAGTGCAGTGGAAGTTTTACATTTAGAAAAAGTTGTCAAACTGGTTACACATGTTACAACATGAAGAAGAGATGGTTATTGCAGGCCAACTACTTGAGCATAGCtagatatatttttataaatgctgATTGTAGCATATATGTTTGCATTGTGTTTTGAATGGCAGCTCCAGGAACAGCTGGACCGATTTATGAAAATGAATGGGGAACTGAGGCATAAGCAGAGCATGATGCAAGCTCAGCTCAAGACCACTGTGGAGAGGAGAGCAGACATGGAGGCCGACCTgtgtgagaaaaagaaagagatagaAAGACTCACTGCTCAGCTGGAGCAGACCAGCACCAACATTGCTGCTAACACGGTAATTAactaatgatgtgtgtgtgtgtgtgtgtatgtgtgtgttttgcttgcttgaaacacagagaaaacatacACTACTCCTTACAACACGTTAAGAGTTTGGAGGCTGACCCCAACAGATTTAAAAtgacttaaagctttcatctttaaAAGAGGAAAATGTAGTTCTTCCTTCTGATCTGAAAAATATCTGAAGTATAAACAAATCTGACAGTGGCGCTGTGgctccatctatccatccacaGGGAGAAGACAGCACAGGGAGCTTTATTTAGCTCAGTACAGCAtttaaattcattattttttgtttaaaatagtcAAGGCATATATTCttatacattatatacataatatattatAGCTTCATGTCCTGACATTATATGAAACGGCAAAATTTCCATTAAAACATGGAAACACTTGGAACACGGAAATGTTAACTGTTTGGTTATATTCTGaaattttaaacacagcaggAAACTGTTCgtctaaattaaacaaaaacatccagGTTTATTTACATGgtgtaaaatgaaaaagaaagtgACGTATGACTCTACAACAGAAAAGATGTAATAGTGGCCAGTACCATGTCATAAAAACTATTAAAGTATCatatcaagtttttttttaaacctccactgtgtgttttataaCAGGGTGAATCTGTTTTCTGTCACTTTGTACAGACTAGTCCAGCTATTGACCTAACTGATAAGCTGATCATTGATCTGAAGGACCCAAATCGGCCGTGTTTTACCAAGCAGGAGGTTCGGGACATGATTTTTGAGAGAAATGAACTGAAGGCCAATCTCTTCTTAGTGCAAGAAGAGCTTGCCTACTACCAGAGGTGAGAGAAGGAGCTGAAATATTTGACTGTGACTCGTTAGCTGCACTTCATTGTGACGTCGTTTAAGAGCGGCCTgaaatgtgtatttaaatgtaatttttctgtattcttcattcatttacagtttTCATGACCAGTGCAGTATAGTCATATGTGATTCATATGTACCACACTTTATAGAGGGTTAAAGCTCAGCCCGTCATCAGAAACtcctataaatgtttataaacctttataaaagCTTTTCCCACAAGGTGGCACATGacataaagacatttttaacaCAAGGTTCACATACACTTGACACTTTTTGGAATATACATATTATGAGCAGCTTATATATGTGTTATGTAGCCTTCAAAGCAGTGTTCTACAGAACAAATTTCTCCTATGGCTGGATAAtatttcaatatcaatatatatcacaatataagaTGTTTCGATAAAAATAATactattttaaaacacattttcggTATTTtagtatatattatttacagcatctgtcactgactgactgtcattagagggcgctgtcgtccattcagcactcaatttaaaatgtagtataaaaatattaatatttacaaagccaTTAGATTAATGTTTGatagtgatgtcatgtttcttgtttgttcttggaagattttcagtggattttatactgttcaaattcaaaatgatgtGTGCCAAAATGGCTGGTTTAATTTTTGTGAGTGAATATtatgtgttcattcattgtggtgggtccggagccgaccctgaatcattgggcgcaaggcaggaacacaccctggagagggcaccagtccttcacagggtgacacacactcacacattcactcacactcacacctacggacacttttgagtcaccaatccacttaccaacgtgtgtttttggagcatgggaggaaaccagagcacccagagcaaacctacgcagacacagggaaaacacaccacactcctcacagacagtcacccggagcgggactcgaacccacaacctccaggaccctggagctgtgacagagacactacctgctgctccaccgtgccgccctgaatgAATATTAGCACACACGAAATAATGACAGATGAATGTAGaagataaataaaacattttgagaCTGAGAATGTAAAACGTTGTTCTTCTAGCTAACGTTATTATCACACACTCCCTGTACATAATTTACAAACAGACTGTTCTCTCACGTTGCAGGGAGATCATGAATGATGAGAGATGTCCAGGTTTCTTACTGGATGCAGTGCGCTCTGCGATAAGGAAACAGAGGACAGTCATCAAGGCCAAAATGCTGGGCATTCGAGAGGATGAATGCAGCAGGTGAGTAACTAAGTCTGAGCAGTGTTTAATGGGGCATTTAGAGTCACAGTGACTTGATCAAttctttgtgtttatgtttggtAGTGATGAAGAGAAGGGCCCTTTGTttgaaaggagagagagtgaaaacacTGACACAGACTGCACTGACAGTAAACCACCTGAATCCCGCATCAGAAACCTGTAAGTGATTCTTCTGCTTTAGAGGCCACAACACGAAATGTTTGTGCACCTGCTTTTTTATAAGTTTTATTTAACTATTAAAAttagtgttattattttttactacAGTACTAGTACAAAACCCATTTGGAGAAAAGTTAGGGAGTTTAGTAAAATGCAGTAAAGcaagaattattcattcattcattcatgcattatctgtaaccgcttatccagttcagggtcgcggtgggtccagagcctacctggaatcaggaatacaccctggagggggcgccagtccttcacagggcaacacattcacattcacctgccaacgtgtgtttttggactgtgggaggaaacccacgtggacacagggagaacacaccacactcccctcacagacagtcacccggaggaaacccacgcagacacagagagaacacaccacactcctcacagacagccacccggaggaaacccatgcagatacagggagaacactcctcacagacagtcacccggaggaaacccacgcagacacagggagaacacaccacactcctcacagtcacccggaggaaacccatgcagacacagggagaacacaccacactcctcacagacagccacccgggcgggactcgaatccacaatctgtaggtccctggagctgtgtgactgcgacactacctgctgcgccaccgtgccaccctaaaaCTACAATCTGAACAAGAAActgataaaaacataaataaaggaattccaatgttttcactgaacaactttAAAGTTGGGACATGGTCATTTTTACCACAGTGTTACCttatcttttctttttattacactgtttaagcgttgccctgagaaggactggcgccccctccagggtgtattcccgccttgtgctcaatgattccaggtaggctctggacccactgcgaccctgaattggataagcggttacagataatgaatgaatgaatgtttaagcGTTTGGGAACGGGGGATACTAATTGTTCAAATTTTGCAAGTGAATGTTTTGCCTAGTCTTTCTCGATACAAGACTTTGGTTTCTCAACACTCCACAGTTGCCAGTTCACAATTCTCCTCTTCACAGAGTggcataggagacagatctgaaaTGCAGACCGGCTGGTCGAGCACACACACCTATAAGTTAGATGTTGAAGCTGGGAACAATGTCAGTCCCAAATGCGTTCGAGTTAAACATTCAGATGTCCCTGCCCTAGGTCTTCATTGTTTGCAATACCAGTTGAGAACAGCACATTCTGCTATAAGTCATGCATCCAAACCACGGAAACGTTCACATACAGCAGTTGgacagtaatgtgtgtgtgaatgttttaaTGAGACACAAATAGAAACTCTAATAAACTCTTTCACTACTGCTTTCACATTTTTGTGACTTTTGAAGaagtaaaacttttttttttcttaaaaacaatttgaaaaaaGGACTCCTGGTCTTAGCATATGTTTCTACTGTCTTGTGGATCATCTGAGATGTGCTTGAGCCCAGAGAACTCTGGTGTAAGTTCTCGCCTTGTGCGTTTAGCCTACTGGTATTTCTCCAGATTTACAGAATCAGTTTGCAATATTATGTTTGGTAGAAGACAATAGACCTAAGCTCCTTGCGGTTTCACAGTGAAGACATTCTGTTTGAGGTATTTGTCAGTTCTCTCTGTAAGgcattttattaaagaaatattgtTGATTTTTACAAAACACTATCCTGTTGTTCagaaaaacattggaaatcttgtgtttgtgcatttgtcagttaaataaaactgtgagagaatgaacaaatcacagatacctgtttatattacattttatacaaTGTCTGAATGTTTATGGAAATGGCGTTTGTACCAAAACAGAAGGTAATTCAGACACTAGAGATTTGTAAATTATGACTCCTGTGTTAGAAAATAAAACGACAGGTGTTTTGAAAGAAAGAGTGTGCACAAGCTGCAGAAACAGCTTTGACCTCTGTTGACCTAGTCTCGAAAATGCAATAAACACATGGCACATGATCTGAGACATGTTTTTCAACATACCTTTGTTACATTGTTTTTCCAGAGCGAATACACACAATTAGATAAACATTTAAGACATTTAATTAATAGAAAAGAATAAAGTTTACCCTGGATGTGTGCGCATCTCTACAGTTCGAACGGTTAATccttatttaatataaaatatcacaCAATTTTGATCTTATTCAGCTGTAAAAATACACCGGTCagtttcctttccttttttttttttgtctttaataTTTCTGAAGTAAATATTTCCCTTTTTAGATAAACTCTCAGTCATTTCCTCTGACCGAAGGACTCCTATCTCATGTTGACAGTTTGAGGCGTTGTGTTTTAAATTCTGATTGTGCTCAAAGGAAACTCCCTTCCATTTCTATGGCTCTATCACTGATTAGAAATCTGTTCTATCTCCTTCTGCCTGTTGTCTCAGATTCGGCTTCCTGACCCGCACGGGCAGTGGCAGGAGCGCCAGTTATCAGACGTCCAGCTCTACATGGGAGATCATCAACCCAGACGAACAGGAGCCTGAGGAGGAATCCGCACCCAGACCCTCGCCCTGAGAACTAAACCCACTCTGCTTGAGAGCTTAAACCTTCCCGCTAAAGCCGCAGCACACAAAGGTCCAGAGGTTTTGTGCTGTACGTGCTGTGGAGATGGCCATGAATGAAATACACATACGCAGACACGCTAGGTGAagtaagaggaaaaaaaatgtaaatatttcacaaagGAAAGCACTGGAAAATAATGagagtgtttattttatttacttaaattCTATATTTGAAGCTATGGTTGTAGTcctttatttagattttatatGGTACATACAGTACACTCTACGAAGACATACATTTTAATGATTTCTATACAGAGTTTAAACAGGTATTTTTGTAGGGAGTATATTTTAGTAAGAATTTTAACCAAAGATGCCAGTATTTATTAAACCAGTACCAAGGACAATCACAGTAACACCCTTTTCTTGCCACCAGAGGGCATTAGTGTTGTTTTATTGTGCTGTAATTCAGTGGTTCTCAGTCCTGGTTTTGGAGTACGACTGCACTCACTGCTGGGGTTTTGCCCTTGTTCCATGACCCCCGCTTCAGATTAGAAAGAGGTTGTTAATTAGTTCATTAGTTGTTTATCAGGTGTTTTGGGAGCACAGGAATCACTAAAATGTGCAGGGAGGGAAGTACCAGGGATACCCCAGGACCAGGATAGAGGACCACTGCCCTAATCAATAGTACTTATTCTGAGGTTATTCTATTTGTACTTTATTCAGAGTGCAGGTAGCatgcttttaatgtttttaaaaaaaggacttTACCTGTTGTGTACATTAGCAGTAACCTTAGACATTCTGTGCACAGACAATcctgtgtttttgtctgtggaCCAGCCTTTAAGCCGAAGAAAATGAACGTTCCTCtaaatgcagtaaaacatggtttattttaacatttaaataatgttctTATGTTGTTTTCTTCATAGCAATAATGCACCACAGAAATGAGTTTtgtttcatctgtattttgttgaATGGAAAGTGAAACAATGAATTTTTTGATGAATAAAGcagttgtttgtgtttgaatttgaaaccaaatattttttaaagagtgtaaatGGAGGCTTTTTAAACAGGGCATTGTATGTGTAATATTGGCTACTGTCTCATGCTATCTGTCGGTCTTTAGGtgttcacccagaggaagcctcTATTTCCTTTAGGGGAAACCAGAGATCATGTGAGTGCTCCCGTAACCCAGTAGACAGGTGGGGAGAAATACAGACACAGTGGCCGTTTCCTGCTCTCTTCATAGTGTTTGCCAGTGAAGATACAGTTATTTTGTATGCCCAGAGTGTGTAATTATAAGCCCCCATGCTTTAAATCTTAATAAATAATTCCAATGTAAGAGAACATTTGTGATGTGGTCGATCATTTGGAGATGAGTTCCTTTTCTCCTTTGTTTGGACAATCcttgcaaatgtgtgtgtgtgtgcgtctgtgagTGCGAGAGAGATTGAGTGACTGACACAGAGTAATGACAActggtctcacacacacacacacacacacacacactcaactttAAAAAATGCTGTTCTTCCCAGTCTTCCAGGCAGTGATTGTGTCTTTAAAAGGCCTGCTGCTGACTGAATTGAAGGAAGCTGGCTTCACTTCCCCAGGAAACTCTTGGAGGAAATGGAGAGGTTTGGGGAGCCTGTTTTACTCCAGTGTGAGGAAGAGGAGTACTGGGTCAGCACCGGCTACAGCCCACAGGACTGACCGATAATCTGGTCCTGGTCTGGGTCAGGAGCTAAATGCTTATGTGGACTGATTCTTCAACTGAGAGCAGAAGCATGAAGAGGCTGAAGAAAGTCCTGACCTGCCTTGGTCTGTTCCTCTTATGCTCTCTAACGTCCTCTCACAGACTCTCACCCACAGGGAAGAACGTCTGCCTCAGCCCCAGGTACTGGAATCCTGCTTTGTTAACTTTTGTGAAACGTAGTATTCTTGAACCTTTTTAAATATTCTCATGTATATggcttaaataataaatattacatagttAAAGGGCCAATACCTTACACTCTCCTTGTTAGTTATATGCTTAGTCCCTGTGAtctatgtgtttctgtgtt is a window of Hoplias malabaricus isolate fHopMal1 chromosome 1, fHopMal1.hap1, whole genome shotgun sequence DNA encoding:
- the rilp gene encoding RILP-like protein 1, with translation METLEQNQSVRKVNVLNNNECLERTFSALTVDDVYEIAKLIGSEVEKLIDHHGKASVEGLVPKIVKVLELLESFAARNHTLRSKEEELLKAFESLQVQQQKKRSTRESEEISNNSDFKDWQQKEQKWRLKVDELQAQVQQLQEENQELLGRLQSSLSKEDRTQRQEREVMLKLKEVVDKQRDELRAKMQEISNMSKEVEALQEQLDRFMKMNGELRHKQSMMQAQLKTTVERRADMEADLCEKKKEIERLTAQLEQTSTNIAANTTSPAIDLTDKLIIDLKDPNRPCFTKQEVRDMIFERNELKANLFLVQEELAYYQREIMNDERCPGFLLDAVRSAIRKQRTVIKAKMLGIREDECSSDEEKGPLFERRESENTDTDCTDSKPPESRIRNLFGFLTRTGSGRSASYQTSSSTWEIINPDEQEPEEESAPRPSP